The genomic region ACTTTAATTACAATCTTATTAGGCAAAAAACTAATTAAGCTCAATTTTAAACAACTTGAAAAAGAAGCTAATTTTCGTTATCAACTTATTTATGGCCGGGATCACAGCGAAATGATTGCTTTTTTTACTGGAGAAAAACAAGAATTGAAACAGCTTAAAAAAACCTTTAATACAGTCTTTCAAAATTTAATGGCATTCATTGGTTCGCAGCGTAACTTAAGATTTTTTACCGTTGGCTACAATTATCTTCATCTGATTATACCTTCTTTAGTGATTGCTCCTCTCTATTTTAACGGCCAGGTGGAATTTGGGGTAATTACTCAAGCTAATTTTGCTTTTGCTCAAATTCTGTCAGCTTTTTCTTTGATTGTCAGACAATTTGATAGTTTAAGTGCTTTTATTGCTCAAACTAATCGTTTAGAGTCATTTTTGACGGTAATGAATTCTTCGACTCAAAAACAGCAACAAGAATTGAATTTTATTGATACTCAGATATAGCACTACGCAAAAACGTTAGGACATTTTTTGAAGGCAGCATCGACACATTCTCTAACTGTTTCAAATTCGGGTAACATTTGTTTCATCCAAGTTTTTAAAACAGACCACCAATTCTCAATTTTATTTAAATCTGGAGAGTAAGCTGGTAGATACCATAGTTCACAACCAGCTTCTTCTACAATTTCTCTGATGGTTTCTCCTTTATGAAATGTGGCATTATCCAAAATAATGATGTCACCTGGTTCCAATTGAGGAACCAAACTTTGAGATAACCAGGCTTCAAATAAATCTCTATTACAACAACCTTCAAAGGTTAAAGGAGCCAAAATTTTTCCTTCTTTTAAAGCACCAATCCAACTGACTCTTTCTCGTTTTTTCCCACATTTTAAATCGTAGCATCTTTCTCCTTTAGGGCTATAGCCATAAGGATAATCATCTCTATTATCAAACCCCGCTTCATCTAAATAAACTCTTTTCTTTTTCTCAATTAAAATAACTTTTTCTCGGAAAGCTTCTCGTTCTATTTCATTTCTTTCCTGATATCCGTAAGTTTTTTTTTCTTGTAATTCCCAGTTTTTTGCAAGTATAACTAATATTCTGTTGAGTGATGTTATTGCCCCATAGTTCAGCCATTCGCTTTTGAGTTTTACCTTTATTTTCTTTGACAAAACTTTTAAACTTTTCTTCATCTTCAATTTTACTATGTCTTCCCTGTTTATTAGCGATCGCTGCGTATTCTCCTGTTTCTTTTTCTCTTTTTAACCATAAATCTAAAGTATTACGACTAATTTTAAATAAACGACAGACATTTACTTTTTTATGCCCTCTTTTTACGGCTTTAACTGCTTTTTGCCGTAAATCATAGCTATAAGGTGCTGGCATATCTTGGCGATTGCTCCATAGCTTTTAAACTTCTTTCCTATTATACAAATGTCCTAACCATAATGCGTAGTGCTATAGATAATAGGGTAGCTATCAAAGAAATGACCTTGCTAACCCCTGATTATAAACGAACTTTACTGAAAAATCGGCTCTCCCGTACTTAAGGTGATAAGAAAAGCTTATTGTTTGTTAGGGATGCTAG from Gloeothece citriformis PCC 7424 harbors:
- a CDS encoding IS630 family transposase, translated to MNYGAITSLNRILVILAKNWELQEKKTYGYQERNEIEREAFREKVILIEKKKRVYLDEAGFDNRDDYPYGYSPKGERCYDLKCGKKRERVSWIGALKEGKILAPLTFEGCCNRDLFEAWLSQSLVPQLEPGDIIILDNATFHKGETIREIVEEAGCELWYLPAYSPDLNKIENWWSVLKTWMKQMLPEFETVRECVDAAFKKCPNVFA
- a CDS encoding helix-turn-helix domain-containing protein produces the protein MPAPYSYDLRQKAVKAVKRGHKKVNVCRLFKISRNTLDLWLKREKETGEYAAIANKQGRHSKIEDEEKFKSFVKENKGKTQKRMAELWGNNITQQNISYTCKKLGITRKKNLRISGKK